In one window of Nothobranchius furzeri strain GRZ-AD chromosome 11, NfurGRZ-RIMD1, whole genome shotgun sequence DNA:
- the chmp5a gene encoding charged multivesicular body protein 5, with protein MNRIFGRGKPKAPPPNLSDCIGTVDARAESIEKKIGRLDAELLKYKDQLKKMRDGPSKNTVKQKAMRVLKQKRMYEGQREQLAQQSFNMEQANYTIQTLKDTKTTVEAMKIGAKEMKKAYKDVKVDQIDDLQDQLEDMMEDANEVQESLSRSYGTPDIDEEDLEAELDALGDELLLDDDSSYLDEASAAPSIPEGIPSDSKTNKDGVLVDEFGLPQIPAT; from the exons ATGAACCGAATATTCGGACGTGGGAAGCCGAAAGCGCCTCCTCCGAACCTGTCGGACTGTATCGGCACT GTAGATGCCAGGGCAGAGTCCATAGAGAAGAAAATAGGCAGGCTAGATGCTGAGCTTTTGAAGTATAAAGATCAGCTGAAAAAGATGAGAGATGGGCCCTCAAAG AATACGGTGAAACAGAAGGCGATGAGAGTACTGAAGCAGAAAAGAAT GTATGAGGgtcagagggagcagctggctcaACAGTCGTTCAACATGGAGCAGGCAAACTACACAATTCAGACCCTGAAGGACACCAAAACGACT GTGGAGGCCATGAAGATCGGTGCAAAGGAGATGAAGAAGGCGTACAAAGACGTGAAAGTCGATCAGATTGAC GATTTGCAGGATCAGCTGGAGGACATGATGGAAGACGCCAACGAGGTTCAGGAATCCCTGAGTCGCAGCTACGGCACTCCAGACATCGACGAGGAGGATCTTGAAGCAG AGTTGGATGCACTGGGTGATGAGCTGCTGCTGGACGATGACAGCTCCTACTTGGATGAAGCCTCAGCTGCACCGTCGATCCCTGAAGGAATCCCCAGTGACAGCAAGACGAACAAG GATGGTGTTTTGGTGGACGAGTTCGGCCTGCCGCAGATCCCCGCCACATAA